A genomic segment from Torulaspora globosa chromosome 3, complete sequence encodes:
- the DAK1 gene encoding dihydroxyacetone kinase (ancestral locus Anc_4.334): MVAEIKSFEVSDALESSLKGFALANPSITLVPEEKLLFRKTDKGKVALVSGGGSGHEPAHAGFVGKGMLSGAVCGDIFASPSTKQILNGIRLVGENASGVLLIVKNYTGDVLHFGLSAERARTLGIDCRVAVVGDDVAVGREKGGMVGRRALAGTVLVHKIVGAFAELHSDKYGLEGCEKVVKIINDNLVTIGSSLDHCKVPGRKFESELNGNQMELGMGIHNEPGAKVLEPIPSTEELISKYMLPKLLDPTDKDRYFVDFGKDDEVVLLVNNLGGVSNLIISSIVSKTTDFLQREYNITPAQTIAGTLMTSFNQDGFSITLLNASRASKQLKKEFPDVGCVFKLLNAPTDAPAWPVSPSAQEAPTFDENSLKSEVKVKDAGSYDFDHFCKIMRGGAKQLIESEPHITSLDTKVGDGDCGYTLVAGANGITENLDKLSKSSLSEATAQISDLIESSMGGTSGGLYSILISGFSQGLINVCSKPDEPVTAEVTAKALEYALETLYKYTKARPGSSTMIDALEPFVKEFSSSKDFNKAVKAAEEGAKSTATFEAKFGRASYVGDSSQVEDPGAVGLVEFLKGVQAAL; this comes from the coding sequence ATGGTCGCTGAAATCAAGTCGTTTGAAGTGTCAGACGCTTTGGAATCAAGCTTGAAAGGCTTTGCATTGGCCAATCCGTCGATAACTCTAGTTCCTGAAGAGAAACTACTCTTCAGAAAGACAGACAAAGGGAAGGTTGCCTTGGTCTCCGGTGGAGGTTCCGGCCACGAGCCTGCACATGCGGGCTTCGTGGGTAAAGGTATGCTAAGTGGTGCAGTTTGTGGTGACATATTTGCCTCTCCATCTACTAAACAGATCTTGAATGGTATCAGACTAGTCGGCGAGAACGCCTCTGGAGTGTTACTAATCGTTAAGAATTACACCGGGGATGTCCTACATTTTGGTCTTTCTGCTGAAAGAGCTCGGACCCTTGGCATTGATTGCCGTGTCGCTGTTGTGGGCGATGACGTCGCTGTTGGCCGTGAGAAGGGTGGCATGGTTGGAAGGAGAGCTCTAGCAGGAACTGTGTTAGTTCATAAGATTGTCGGAGCATTTGCAGAGCTTCACTCGGATAAATATGGTCTTGAAGGTTGCGAGAAAGTcgtcaagatcatcaacgACAATCTTGTGACTATCGGTTCCTCTCTAGATCATTGCAAAGTGCCCGGCAGAAAATTCGAGAGTGAATTGAATGGCAACCAGATGGAGTTGGGTATGGGAATTCACAACGAACCTGGTGCCAAAGTTCTTGAACCTATTCCTTCCACGGAAGAGCTGATCTCGAAATATATGCTTCCAAAACTTCTGGATCCTACCGATAAAGATAGGTATTTTGTTGATTTCGGCAAGGACGACGAGGTTGTACTACTAGTCAACAATCTGGGGGGCGTTTCCAACTTGATCATCTCATCCATTGTCTCGAAAACCACCGATTTCTTGCAGAGAGAATACAACATCACCCCGGCTCAGACTATTGCAGGAACTTTAATGACTTCCTTCAACCAAGACGGATTTAGCATCACTTTGCTCAATGCATCTAGGGCTTCGAAGcaactgaagaaggagtTTCCAGATGTGGGCTGTGTTTTTAAATTGTTAAACGCACCAACCGATGCTCCGGCCTGGCCTGTCTCCCCCAGCGCTCAAGAGGCCCCAACGTTTGACGAgaactctttgaagtcAGAGGTCAAAGTAAAGGACGCTGGTTCTTACGACTTCGACCATTTCTGTAAAATCATGCGGGGCGGTGCCAAGCAATTGATCGAAAGCGAACCACACATCACCTCGCTGGACACCAAAGTCGGCGACGGTGACTGTGGCTATACCTTGGTTGCGGGAGCCAACGGGATCACAGAGAACCTCGACAAGCTGTCGAAGAGCTCTTTGTCAGAGGCCACCGCTCAAATTTCtgatctcatcgaaagCTCAATGGGCGGTACCTCCGGCGGTTTGTATTCAATCCTAATCTCTGGTTTTTCTCAAGGACTGATCAACGTGTGCAGCAAACCAGACGAGCCAGTCACTGCTGAGGTTACTGCAAAAGCGCTCGAATACGCTCTTGAGACTTTGTACAAGTACACAAAGGCCAGACCGGGCTCTTCTACCATGATAGACGCTTTGGAGCCCTTTGTCAAAGAGTTTTCATCCTCCAAGGACTTCAACAAAGCTGtcaaagctgctgaagaaggtgcGAAATCCACAGCTACGTTTGAAGCTAAGTTCGGAAGAGCATCCTACGTCGGCGACTCATCGCAAGTTGAGGATCCAGGTGCTGTTGGACTTGTAGAGTTCTTGAAAGGTGTTCAAGCAGCACTATAG
- the VMA6 gene encoding H(+)-transporting V0 sector ATPase subunit d (ancestral locus Anc_4.338): protein MEGIYFNIDNGFIEGVVRGYRNGLLTGNQYINLTQCDTLEDLKLQLSSTDYGNFLSSVPAEALTTSVIQESASDKLYQEFNYIRDQSSGTTKKFLDYITYGYMIDNVALMITGTIHDRDKAEILQRCHPLGWFDTLPTLTVATDLESLYETVLVDTPLAPYFRGCFDKADELDDLNIELVRNKLYKAYLEDFYQFVAENLEQPAREIMQSLLEFEGDRRSINIALNSLQSPDIDPELKSELLPDLGKLYPLGTSHLAQASDFEAVRSAVNNVYEYRGILDSGNLEDHFYKLEMELCRDAFTQQFTVSTIWSWMKSKEQEVRNITWIAECIAQNQRERINNYISVY from the coding sequence ATGGAAGGTATTTACTTTAATATAGACAATGGGTTCATTGAGGGAGTTGTCCGGGGGTATAGAAATGGGTTGTTGACGGGCAACCAGTACATCAATTTGACACAGTGCGATACGTTGGAGGATCTGAAACTTCAACTTTCGTCGACTGACTATGGGAATTTCCTGTCGTCCGTGCCGGCAGAGGCTTTGACTACGTCTGTGATTCAGGAGAGTGCGTCCGATAAGCTGTATCAGGAGTTCAATTACATTCGGGACCAGTCTAGTGGGACGACAAAAAAGTTCTTGGATTACATCACGTATGGTTACATGATTGATAATGTGGCGTTGATGATTACGGGGACGATCCACGATCGGGATAAGGCGGAGATTCTACAAAGATGCCATCCTCTGGGGTGGTTTGATACTTTGCCTACCTTGACGGTGGCTACCGATCTGGAGTCTTTGTATGAGACTGTGCTTGTGGACACGCCTTTAGCGCCGTACTTTCGAGGTTGTTTCGATAAAGCAGACGAATTGGATGACTTGAACATCGAGCTAGTGAGAAACAAGCTTTATAAGGCGTACCTCGAGGATTTTTACCAGTTTGTCGCGGAGAACCTCGAACAGCCTGCTCGCGAAATAATGCAATCTCTGTTGGAGTTTGAAGGGgacagaagaagcataAACATTGCGTTGAACTCTCTGCAGAGCCCCGACATCGATCCTGAGTTAAAGAGCGAGCTTCTGCCGGATTTGGGCAAACTGTACCCCTTGGGAACCAGTCATCTGGCCCAAGCTTCAGACTTTGAAGCTGTGAGAAGCGCAGTAAACAACGTCTACGAGTACCGGGGGATCTTAGACTCCGGTAACCTGGAGGATCATTTTTACAAACTCGAGATGGAACTATGCAGGGATGCCTTCACTCAACAATTCACCGTTTCTACCATTTGGTCATGGATGAAGTCCAAAGAGCAGGAGGTGAGGAACATAACCTGGATAGCAGAGTGTATTGCACAAAACCAGAGGGAAAGAATAAACAACTACATTTCTGTCTATTGA
- the COG8 gene encoding Golgi transport complex subunit COG8 (ancestral locus Anc_4.339) — protein MDLVLETLTGAEWGLSEDEKRYGLAVLSEVLQSDTNDYEKYFSSSAVEGSVVEDIAEVDAQISAIERRLRSLLVDNKTEVIREALDSDAAIGSKIVEIRQGLEQLWELDNEDVSRSREVAENGELLALLDPKDAHEGVGTKSEDEFHAALNKLKDRVRQEQSGDHEEMARGLGVVLENLTKMTDLMELPFLARTCIRTGHYREAVMLYNFSKSLPNKFPGSSIVERIHRNVSDETTMTMLTGLVRLLSTNLTANQLKKLLNYLVAIPPFDGKDKSCLLQVYLRMRRAFIKQECSAYSLAVERSNDALREMMIKRKIEVLREHMHMSLSVFAENYETKLAPLWIPLDTKLLASEDEKRIPTSPFVLRFINDCLDDFLQELLDAHLEQTLSDSVCLQLVYCSFRLRDLNQNYHSLFLNKICESNLFAVEQVKDAIEKRRELASKYT, from the coding sequence ATGGATCTTGTGCTGGAGACGTTGACGGGTGCTGAATGGGGGCTGAGCGAGGACGAAAAACGGTACGGTTTAGCGGTTCTAAGCGAGGTGCTGCAGTCCGATACGAACGACTATGAAAAGTACTTCTCGTCGAGCGCTGTGGAGGGCAGTGTGGTGGAGGATATTGCGGAGGTCGATGCTCAGatctctgcaattgaaCGGAGACTGAGAAGTCTGCTGGTGGACAACAAGACGGAAGTGATACGAGAGGCGCTGGATAGCGATGCGGCAATCGGCAGCAAGATAGTGGAGATTCGCCAGGGGTTGGAGCAGTTGTGGGAACTCGACAATGAGGATGTGTCTAGGAGCCGCGAGGTGGCCGAAAACGGGGAGCTTCTGGCGCTGTTAGATCCAAAGGACGCGCATGAAGGCGTGGGGACGAAGTCGGAGGACGAGTTCCACGCCGCTCTGAATAAACTGAAGGATCGGGTGCGACAGGAGCAGAGCGGCGATCATGAAGAGATGGCCAGAGGGCTCGGAGTGGTGCTGGAAAACCTGACCAAGATGACAGATCTCATGGAGCTGCCGTTCCTGGCGCGAACTTGTATCAGAACGGGCCACTACCGAGAGGCCGTGATGCTCTACAATTTCTCGAAATCTCTGCCGAACAAATTTCCGGGATCCAGCATCGTCGAGCGGATCCATCGCAACGTCTCGGACGAGACCACAATGACGATGTTGACTGGCCTGGTGAGGTTGCTGTCGACCAACCTCACGGCAAAccagctgaagaagctcCTGAACTACCTCGTCGCGATCCCCCCCTTCGACGGCAAGGACAAGAGCTGTCTCCTGCAGGTGTACCTGCGGATGAGGCGCgctttcatcaagcaaGAGTGCTCGGCGTACTCGCTGGCCGTGGAGCGGTCAAACGATGCTTTACGGGAGATGATGATCAAGCGGAAAATTGAAGTCCTGCGAGAGCATATGCACATGTCCTTGAGCGTCTTCGCCGAGAATTACGAGACCAAACTTGCCCCATTGTGGATTCCACTGGACACCAAACTACTCGCGagcgaagatgagaagCGGATCCCAACCAGTCCCTTCGTACTTCGCTTCATCAACGACTGTCTAGACGATTTTCTGCAAGAACTGCTCGACGCGCATCTCGAGCAGACGCTCAGCGACTCGGTATGCCTCCAGTTGGTTTACTGTTCATTCCGTCTACGTGACCTGAACCAGAACTACCACAGCCTGTTCCTCAACAAGATATGCGAGTCGAATCTTTTCGCCGTAGAACAAGTCAAGGACGCCATAGAGAAGAGACGAGAACTAGCATCAAAATACACATAG
- a CDS encoding uncharacterized protein (ancestral locus Anc_4.335), with amino-acid sequence MKSKVGAFYDPLFGRPKRIQSSKLLDTGTKASCQKVDSKFNELESVFRKTYANVAALYYSCENHKAAMKSFFYRSINLIEDFRTALEDGADSSHGCFSSVTPQLAFGTSLPERRLDGSAEILQQFYASSGLPNRLRDYCISRLSKQMYVIAKRLEDDFLFFEYGVQHPLKEILKVCSGISRILAARNAANVELMAIKSSIAEQEQLLQETASAGCKRRYKRKHDDAKLENATTKFDILNSLLKDNLQSFTDLMNKFMKEWFKIYYFTTVRISYALYHFSWSSPEFKKIAFTKLHQSQEDSISDSHILSAFHAQHDIVAREVDSLTITRFRDLYGTVTDTTVEKMAIEPFSF; translated from the coding sequence atgaagtccAAAGTTGGTGCATTCTATGACCCATTATTTGGAAGGCCAAAGCGAATCCAGTCTTCCAAATTGCTGGATACAGGCACGAAAGCGAGCTGCCAAAAAGTTGATTCAAAATTTAATGAATTGGAGTCGGTATTCAGGAAGACGTATGCGAACGTGGCGGCCCTATACTATTCCTGTGAAAACCACAAGGCAGCGATGAAGTCGTTCTTCTACAGATCGATCAACTTGATCGAGGATTTTCGCACAGCGCTGGAAGATGGCGCAGATAGTTCACATGGATGTTTTTCGTCGGTTACTCCACAGCTGgcttttggaacttcttTGCCTGAACGTAGACTGGATGGCTCCGcagagattcttcagcaattttATGCGAGTTCTGGCTTACCAAACAGATTACGGGACTATTGTATATCAAGGTTGAGCAAACAGATGTATGTGATCGCCAAGCGACTAGAGGACGATTTTCTGTTCTTTGAGTATGGTGTTCAACATCCGCTGAAGGAGATCCTCAAGGTTTGCTCTGGTATATCTCGGATCTTGGCAGCGAGAAATGCGGCAAATGTTGAACTGATGGCTATCAAGAGCAGTATTGCCGAGCAAGAGCAGCTCCTGCAAGAGACGGCCAGCGCAGGGTGCAAGAGAAGATACAAACGGAAACATGATGATGCCAAGCTCGAAAACGCAACCACCAAGTTTGATATTCTCAATTCGCTTCTGAAAGATAATTTACAATCCTTCACTGATCTGATGAACAAATTCATGAAAGAATGGTTCAAGATATACTATTTCACAACGGTACGCATATCATACGCCCTGTATCATTTCAGTTGGAGCAGTCCagaattcaagaaaatcGCATTCACCAAACTACATCAATCTCAAGAGGATTCCATCTCCGACAGTCACATTCTATCTGCTTTTCATGCCCAGCACGACATTGTCGCCAGAGAAGTTGACAGTTTGACCATAACGCGGTTCAGAGACCTCTACGGCACAGTTACGGACACAACGGTTGAAAAAATGGCCATCGAACCGTTTTCGTTCTGA
- a CDS encoding Zn(II)2Cys6 transcription factor domain-containing protein: protein MGNYESKKRTRPCLSCKRQKLKCQYDKSLPCERCTKHGLDCYFPPNPKEKVYTNDQPNVESTHLQGHVQPKPKPLTDVPNMINSMIRPYIHQTEQSTAPAVGIPSSSLPAEEKPWLYSVEQRLDVLQKALESVLGIFQHNQVQHEQQVNLLQAQVRRHAHANTGSPSSGPVAEVSLPSLSQIIGESGNLEQVTDFRKNKILSSDEAAQLLEIFCTKMSAHMFGYNLKELTVQKLWNESPLLLVAICTVACPHHQALCSKKALLQKSLQWFSSRLVNGSDILDDEVCVERAILGLVIASLWLESNQLYMSIAVQLARKWRLDQRIGGGEKGELWKLWYLLYIADGSLNLTMRKSPSIYKQVEPAITSVRETLLAHVEDQNLKDVLRENEIIDEGLTKEQLLSLNEVDHSKIKVSFHALQNMHLCALVEYHAAIESLFHNTNHGSVRAMSSLLKPHAFGIPWETNMDLDRWMISWTIALQSIDVQNDAWCLKSTLLYYNFARMHINTRWLLDREVSLEDSSWMQVWRNASQLPERSTLDTASHEVSYSAAYSLLKLATKDKDMRSLFQFFPNHIYLILLYACMIVLEPPNSLDCTDAAVIKKLKQSFKLAQTYRDMLISHTATDSVLTGKIADSIKTLMINFINVCAERRKKSSSRDQKIEEIIQDSSDPSLPGRTKKTISAWPSVNHGHP, encoded by the coding sequence ATGGGTAACTAtgaatcaaagaaaagaacTCGACCCTGTCTATCCTGTAAGCGTCAGAAACTGAAATGCCAATATGATAAGTCTTTACCCTGCGAGCGATGTACCAAGCACGGTCTGGACTGCTACTTTCCTCCCAATCCAAAAGAGAAGGTATATACAAATGACCAGCCGAATGTTGAATCTACTCACCTCCAGGGACATGTCCAACCAAAACCCAAACCACTGACCGATGTCCCAAATATGATAAACTCCATGATCCGACCTTATATTCATCAGACAGAGCAATCTACAGCGCCAGCTGTCGGTATTCCATCATCTTCTCTGCCTGCAGAGGAGAAACCGTGGCTTTATTCTGTCGAACAAAGGCTGGACGTCCTGCAGAAGGCTTTAGAATCTGTTCTAGGAATATTCCAGCACAACCAGGTTCAACATGAACAGCAGGTAAATCTTCTGCAGGCTCAAGTGCGCCGCCATGCTCATGCCAATACCGGATCGCCTTCATCGGGGCCTGTAGCAGAGGTCAGCTTGCCGTCTCTGAGCCAGATTATCGGAGAGAGTGGTAACTTGGAGCAAGTGACGGACTTTCGTAAGAATAAGATACTTAGCAGTGATGAGGCGGCTCAACTACTGGAAATCTTTTGTACAAAGATGTCGGCTCATATGTTTGGTTACAACCTCAAGGAGCTGACGGTGCAAAAGCTCTGGAACGAATCGCCGCTGTTGCTGGTTGCAATATGTACAGTTGCCTGTCCTCATCACCAGGCACTTTGTTCCAAGAAAGCTCTGCTTCAAAAGAGTCTACAGTGGTTTTCGTCAAGGCTTGTCAATGGCAGTGACATACTCGACGACGAGGTATGTGTTGAACGCGCCATACTAGGTCTGGTAATTGCATCGCTATGGCTCGAGTCCAATCAGCTATATATGTCAATTGCTGTGCAATTGGCCCGGAAATGGCGACTTGATCAGCGCATTGGCGGAGGTGAGAAAGGCGAATTGTGGAAGTTGTGGTACCTTCTTTACATCGCTGACGGCTCTTTGAATCTGACAATGCGGAAGAGTCCATCGATATATAAACAGGTTGAACCCGCGATAACGTCTGTTAGGGAAACGTTACTGGCCCATGTCGAAGaccaaaatttgaaagacgTTTTACGAGAGAATGAGATCATAGACGAAGGCCTTACAAAAGAGCAGCTCCTGTCACTGAACGAAGTAGATCACTCAAAGATCAAGGTCAGCTTTCATGCCTTGCAAAACATGCATCTTTGCGCTCTGGTCGAGTATCACGCAGCGATTGAGTCGCTCTTTCACAATACAAATCACGGCAGTGTGAGAGCTATGTCTAGTCTCTTAAAACCTCATGCTTTTGGCATTCCGTGGGAAACAAACATGGACCTAGATAGATGGATGATTTCATGGACGATCGCTCTGCAAAGTATTGATGTTCAGAATGATGCATGGTGTCTCAAATCAACATTACTGTACTACAATTTTGCCAGAATGCATATAAATACCAGATGGCTATTAGACAGAGAGGTATCACTGGAAGATTCCAGTTGGATGCAGGTATGGAGAAATGCTTCTCAGCTGCCAGAACGCTCGACGCTTGATACGGCCTCCCATGAGGTATCATATTCAGCGGCCTACTCTTTACTGAAATTGGCTACTAAAGATAAGGATATGAGGTCATTATTCCAATTCTTCCCCAACCACATCTATTTGATATTACTCTACGCATGCATGATCGTGCTAGAGCCTCCCAATTCTCTCGATTGCACAGACGCTGCagtcatcaagaagctaAAACAAAGCTTCAAGCTTGCACAAACCTACAGAGACATGCTAATATCGCATACAGCGACAGACTCAGTTCTCACTGGTAAGATTGCTGATTCCATTAAAACGTTGATGAttaatttcatcaatgtcTGCGCTGAAcgaaggaagaaatcaagCTCAAGAGACCAGAAAATAGAGGAGATCATCCAGGATTCAAGTGACCCGTCGCTTCCAGGTCGTACTAAAAAGACCATTTCAGCATGGCCCAGTGTCAATCATGGACATCCATAA
- a CDS encoding uncharacterized protein (ancestral locus Anc_4.337) translates to MAENTIDYKYEKTDEINDLSDCEDEIPTKFTVLDVLRMLAGLLILYGVCCKLWSGNWYSMGSKTSMSSSYERSLLEIPQYWLHVKQSRGPFAFSLEELSQFSGDKSPERILLSVRGHVFDVTSGSRFYGKWGAYRKFTGTDCSKLFSYPQWDMSVLGKQCSSDLSDSTSTELARVDSWLQFFQKKYPEIGYVEELLDS, encoded by the coding sequence ATGGCAGAGAATACGATTGATTACAAGTACGAGAAGACCGATGAAATCAATGACTTGAGCGACTGTGAGGACGAAATACCCACCAAATTTACGGTGCTTGATGTACTGCGAATGTTAGCAGGTCTGTTAATACTCTACGGTGTCTGCTGTAAACTATGGAGTGGCAATTGGTATTCCATGGGGTCTAAAACTTCAATGTCGTCCTCCTATGAGCGGAGTCTACTCGAAATTCCTCAGTACTGGTTGCATGTCAAGCAAAGCCGAGGGCCATTCGCATTTTCCCTAGAGGAACTTTCGCAGTTTAGCGGAGACAAGAGCCCTGAGCGGATCCTGCTCAGTGTCAGGGGCCACGTCTTTGACGTTACGAGCGGGTCGCGTTTCTATGGAAAATGGGGAGCCTATCGGAAGTTCACGGGTACAGACTGCTCTAAACTGTTCAGCTATCCCCAGTGGGACATGTCGGTTCTGGGGAAACAATGCAGCAGTGATCTTTCCGACAGCACCTCGACCGAGCTGGCTCGAGTCGATTCTTGGCTGCAATtttttcagaagaaatatccAGAGATAGGCTATGTTGAGGAGCTACTCGATTCGTAG